The following are encoded in a window of Lagenorhynchus albirostris chromosome 3, mLagAlb1.1, whole genome shotgun sequence genomic DNA:
- the LOC132517306 gene encoding UDP-N-acetylglucosamine--peptide N-acetylglucosaminyltransferase 110 kDa subunit-like isoform X1 produces the protein MASSVGNVADSTEPTKRMLSFQGLAELVHREYQAGDFEAAERHCMQLWRQEPDNTGVLLLLSSLHFQCRRLDRSAHFSTLAIKQNPLLAEAYSNLGNVYKERGQLQEAIEHYRHALHLKPDFIDGYINLAAALVAAGDMEGAVQAYVSALQCNPDLYCVRSDLGNLLKALGRLEGAKACYLKAMETQPNFAVAWSNLGCVFNAQGEIWLAIHHFEKAVTLDPNFLDAYINLGNVLKEARIFDRAVAAYLCALSLSPNHAVVHANLACVYYEQGLMDLAIDTYRRAIELQPHFPDAYCNLANALEEKGSVAEAEDCYNTALRLCPTHADSVSNLANIKGDQGNFEKAVRLYCKALEVFPDFAVAHSNLASVLQQQGKLQEALMHYKEAVRISPTFADAYCNMGDILKEMQDVQGALQCYTRAIQINPALADAHSNLASIHKYSGNIPEAIASYRTALKLEPDFPDAYCDLAHCLQIVCDWTDYDERMKKLVSIVADELEKNRLPSVQPHHSMLYPLSHGFRKAIAESHGNLCLDEIGVLHKPPYEHPKDLKLSDGRLRVGYVSSDFGNHPTSHLMQSIPGMHNPDKFEVFCYALSPDDGTNFRAKVMAEAHHFIDLSQIPCNGKAADRIHQDGIHILVNMNGYTRGARNELFALRPAPIQAMWLGYPGTSGVLFMDYIITDQETSPAEVAEQYSEKLAYMPHTFFIGDHANMFPRLKKKAVIDFQSNGHIYDNRIVLNGIDLKAFLDSLPDVQIVKMKCPDGGDNADSSNTALNMPVIPMNTIAEAVIEMINRGQIQITINGFSLSNGLATTQINIKAATGEEVPRTIIVTTRSQYGLPEDAIVYCNFNQLYKIDPSTLQMWANILKRVPNSVLWLLRFPAVGEPNIQQYAQNMGLPQNRIIFSPVAPKEEHVRRGQLADVCLDTPLCNGHTTGMDVLWSGTPVVTMPGETLASRVAASQLTCLGCRELIAQNRQEYEDIAVKLGTDLEYLKKIRGKVWKQRTSSPLFNTKQYTMDLERLYLQMWEHYAAGNRPDHMIKPVEVTESA, from the coding sequence ATGGCATCTTCTGTGGGCAATGTGGCCGACAGCACAGAACCAACGAAACGTATGCTTTCCTTCCAAGGGTTAGCTGAGTTGGTACATCGAGAGTATCAGGCAGGAGATTTTGAGGCAGCTGAGAGACACTGCATGCAGCTGTGGAGACAAGAGCCAGACAATACTGGAgtacttttattactttcatctCTACACTTCCAGTGTCGAAGGCTGGACAGATCTGCCCACTTTAGTACTCTGGCAATTAAACAGAACCCTCTTCTGGCAGAAGCCTATTCGAATTTGGGGAATGTGTATAAGGAAAGAGGGCAGTTGCAGGAAGCAATTGAGCATTACCGGCATGCATTGCATCTCAAACCAGATTTCATCGATGGTTATATTAACCTGGCAGCCGCTTTGGTAGCAGCAGGCGACATGGAAGGGGCAGTACAAGCTTACGTCTCTGCTCTTCAGTGCAATCCTGATTTGTACTGTGTTCGCAGTGACCTGGGGAACCTGCTCAAAGCCCTGGGTCGCTTGGAAGGAGCCAAGGCATGTTATTTGAAAGCAATGGAGACGCAACCGAACTTTGCAGTAGCTTGGAGTAATCTTGGCTGTGTTTTCAATGCACAAGGGGAGATTTGGCTTGCAATTCATCACTTTGAAAAGGCTGTCACGCTTGACCCCAATTTTCTGGATGCTTATATCAATTTAGGAAATGTCTTGAAAGAGGCACGGATTTTTGACAGAGCTGTGGCAGCTTACCTTTGTGCCCTAAGCTTGAGCCCAAATCATGCAGTGGTACATGCCAACCTGGCTTGTGTATACTATGAGCAAGGCCTGATGGATCTGGCAATAGACACCTACAGGCGAGCTATTGAATTGCAACCACATTTCCCTGATGCTTATTGCAACCTAGCCAACGCTCTGGAAGAGAAGGGCAGTGTTGCCGAAGCAGAAGATTGTTATAATACAGCTCTGCGGCTGTGTCCCACCCATGCAGACTCTGTGAGTAACCTAGCCAATATCAAAGGAGACCAGGGAAACTTTGAAAAGGCAGTTCGCTTGTATTGTAAAGCATTAGAAGTCTTCCCAGACTTTGCTGTTGCCCATTCAAATTTAGCAAGTGTATTGCAGCAGCAGGGAAAACTGCAGGAAGCTCTGATGCATTATAAGGAGGCTGTTCGAATCAGTCCTACCTTTGCTGATGCCTACTGTAACATGGGAGACATTCTAAAGGAGATGCAGGATGTTCAGGGAGCCTTGCAGTGTTATACTCGTGCCATTCAGATTAACCCTGCACTTGCGGATGCCCACAGCAATCTGGCTTCCATTCACAAGTATTCAGGGAATATTCCAGAAGCAATTGCTTCTTATCGCACTGCTCTGAAGCTTGAACCTGATTTTCCTGACGCTTATTGTGATTTGGCTCATTGCCTGCAGATTGTCTGTGATTGGACAGACTATGATGAGCGAATGAAGAAGTTGGTCAGCATTGTGGCTGACGAGCTGGAGAAGAATAGGTTGCCTTCTGTGCAGCCTCATCATAGTATGCTCTATCCTCTTTCTCATGGCTTCAGGAAGGCTATTGCTGAGAGCCATGGGAACCTCTGCTTGGATGAGATCGGTGTCCTTCATAAACCACCGTACGAACATCCAAAAGACTTGAAGCTCAGTGATGGTCGACTGCGTGTAGGATACGTGAGTTCTGACTTTGGGAATCATCCTACTTCTCATCTTATGCAGTCTATTCCAGGCATGCACAATCCTGATAAATTTGAGGTATTCTGTTATGCCCTGAGCCCAGATGATGGCACAAACTTCCGAGCGAAGGTGATGGCAGAAGCCCatcatttcattgatctttctcaGATTCCATGCAATGGGAAAGCAGCTGATCGCATCCATCAAGATGGTATACACATCCTTGTAAATATGAATGGTTATACCAGGGGTGCTCGAAATGAACTCTTTGCTCTCAGGCCAGCTCCTATTCAGGCAATGTGGCTGGGCTACCCTGGGACCAGTGGCGTGCTTTTCATGGATTATATCATCACTGATCAGGAAACTTCACCTGCTGAAGTTGCTGAGCAGTATTCTGAGAAACTGGCTTATATGCCCCATACTTTCTTTATTGGTGATCATGCTAATATGTTCCCTCGCCTGAAGAAGAAGGCAGTCATCGATTTTCAGTCCAATGGGCACATTTATGACAATCGGATTGTGCTGAATGGCATCGACCTCAAAGCATTTCTTGATAGTCTCCCAGATGTGCAGATTGTCAAGATGAAATGTCCTGATGGAGGAGACAACGCAGACAGCAGTAATACAGCTCTTAATATGCCTGTCATTCCTATGAATACTATTGCAGAGGCAGTTATTGAAATGATTAACAGAGGACAAATTCAGATAACAATTAATGGATTCAGTCTTAGCAATGGACTGGCAACTACCCAGATCAACATTAAGGCTGCCACTGGAGAGGAGGTTCCCCGTACCATTATTGTAACCACACGTTCTCAGTACGGGTTACCGGAAGATGCCATTGTGTACTGTAACTTCAATCAGTTATATAAAATTGACCCATCTACTTTGCAGATGTGGGCAAATATTCTGAAGCGTGTTCCCAATAGTGTACTGTGGCTGTTGCGTTTTCCAGCAGTAGGAGAACCTAATATTCAACAGTATGCACAAAATATGGGCCTTCCCCAGAACCGTATCATTTTTTCACCTGTTGCTCCTAAAGAGGAACATGTTCGGAGAGGCCAGCTGGCTGATGTCTGCTTGGACACTCCACTCTGTAATGGACACACCACAGGGATGGATGTCCTTTGGTCAGGGACCCCCGTGGTGACTATGCCAGGAGAGACTCTTGCTTCCCGAGTTGCAGCTTCCCAGCTCACTTGTTTAGGCTGTCGTGAGCTTATTGCTCAAAATAGACAAGAATATGAAGACATAGCTGTGAAACTGGGAACTGATCTAGAATACCTGAAGAAAATTCGTGGCAAAGTCTGGAAGCAGAGAACATCTAGCCCTCTGTTCAACACCAAACAATACACGATGGACCTAGAGCGGCTCTATCTACAGATGTGGGAGCATTACGCAGCTGGCAACAGACCTGACCACATGATTAAGCCTGTTGAAGTCACTGAGTCGGCCTAA
- the LOC132517306 gene encoding UDP-N-acetylglucosamine--peptide N-acetylglucosaminyltransferase 110 kDa subunit-like isoform X2: protein MASSVGNVADSTEPTKRMLSFQGLAELVHREYQAGDFEAAERHCMQLWRQEPDNTGVLLLLSSLHFQCRRLDRSAHFSTLAIKQNPLLAEAYSNLGNVYKERGQLQEAIEHYRHALHLKPDFIDGYINLAAALVAAGDMEGAVQAYVSALQCNPDLYCVRSDLGNLLKALGRLEGAKACYLKAMETQPNFAVAWSNLGCVFNAQGEIWLAIHHFEKAVTLDPNFLDAYINLGNVLKEARIFDRAVAAYLCALSLSPNHAVVHANLACVYYEQGLMDLAIDTYRRAIELQPHFPDAYCNLANALEEKGSVAEAEDCYNTALRLCPTHADSVSNLANIKGDQGNFEKAVRLYCKALEVFPDFAVAHSNLASVLQQQGKLQEALMHYKEAVRISPTFADAYCNMGDILKEMQDVQGALQCYTRAIQINPALADAHSNLASIHKYSGNIPEAIASYRTALKLEPDFPDAYCDLAHCLQIVCDWTDYDERMKKLVSIVADELEKNRLPSVQPHHSMLYPLSHGFRKAIAESHGNLCLDEIGVLHKPPYEHPKDLKLSDGRLRVGYVSSDFGNHPTSHLMQSIPGMHNPDKFEVFCYALSPDDGTNFRAKVMAEAHHFIDLSQIPCNGKAADRIHQDGIHILVNMNGYTRGARNELFALRPAPIQAMWLGYPGTSGVLFMDYIITDQETSPAEVAEQYSEKLAYMPHTFFIGDHANMFPRLKKKAVIDFQSNGHIYDNRIVLNGIDLKAFLDSLPDVQIVKMKCPDGGDNADSSNTALNMPVIPMNTIAEAVIEMINRGQIQITINGFSLSNGLATTQINIKAATGEEVPRTIIVTTRSQYGLPEDAIVYCNFNQLYKIDPSTLQMWANILKRVPNSVLWLLRFPAVGEPNIQQYAQNMGLPQNRIIFSPVAPKEEHVRRGQLADVCLDTPL, encoded by the exons ATGGCATCTTCTGTGGGCAATGTGGCCGACAGCACAGAACCAACGAAACGTATGCTTTCCTTCCAAGGGTTAGCTGAGTTGGTACATCGAGAGTATCAGGCAGGAGATTTTGAGGCAGCTGAGAGACACTGCATGCAGCTGTGGAGACAAGAGCCAGACAATACTGGAgtacttttattactttcatctCTACACTTCCAGTGTCGAAGGCTGGACAGATCTGCCCACTTTAGTACTCTGGCAATTAAACAGAACCCTCTTCTGGCAGAAGCCTATTCGAATTTGGGGAATGTGTATAAGGAAAGAGGGCAGTTGCAGGAAGCAATTGAGCATTACCGGCATGCATTGCATCTCAAACCAGATTTCATCGATGGTTATATTAACCTGGCAGCCGCTTTGGTAGCAGCAGGCGACATGGAAGGGGCAGTACAAGCTTACGTCTCTGCTCTTCAGTGCAATCCTGATTTGTACTGTGTTCGCAGTGACCTGGGGAACCTGCTCAAAGCCCTGGGTCGCTTGGAAGGAGCCAAGGCATGTTATTTGAAAGCAATGGAGACGCAACCGAACTTTGCAGTAGCTTGGAGTAATCTTGGCTGTGTTTTCAATGCACAAGGGGAGATTTGGCTTGCAATTCATCACTTTGAAAAGGCTGTCACGCTTGACCCCAATTTTCTGGATGCTTATATCAATTTAGGAAATGTCTTGAAAGAGGCACGGATTTTTGACAGAGCTGTGGCAGCTTACCTTTGTGCCCTAAGCTTGAGCCCAAATCATGCAGTGGTACATGCCAACCTGGCTTGTGTATACTATGAGCAAGGCCTGATGGATCTGGCAATAGACACCTACAGGCGAGCTATTGAATTGCAACCACATTTCCCTGATGCTTATTGCAACCTAGCCAACGCTCTGGAAGAGAAGGGCAGTGTTGCCGAAGCAGAAGATTGTTATAATACAGCTCTGCGGCTGTGTCCCACCCATGCAGACTCTGTGAGTAACCTAGCCAATATCAAAGGAGACCAGGGAAACTTTGAAAAGGCAGTTCGCTTGTATTGTAAAGCATTAGAAGTCTTCCCAGACTTTGCTGTTGCCCATTCAAATTTAGCAAGTGTATTGCAGCAGCAGGGAAAACTGCAGGAAGCTCTGATGCATTATAAGGAGGCTGTTCGAATCAGTCCTACCTTTGCTGATGCCTACTGTAACATGGGAGACATTCTAAAGGAGATGCAGGATGTTCAGGGAGCCTTGCAGTGTTATACTCGTGCCATTCAGATTAACCCTGCACTTGCGGATGCCCACAGCAATCTGGCTTCCATTCACAAGTATTCAGGGAATATTCCAGAAGCAATTGCTTCTTATCGCACTGCTCTGAAGCTTGAACCTGATTTTCCTGACGCTTATTGTGATTTGGCTCATTGCCTGCAGATTGTCTGTGATTGGACAGACTATGATGAGCGAATGAAGAAGTTGGTCAGCATTGTGGCTGACGAGCTGGAGAAGAATAGGTTGCCTTCTGTGCAGCCTCATCATAGTATGCTCTATCCTCTTTCTCATGGCTTCAGGAAGGCTATTGCTGAGAGCCATGGGAACCTCTGCTTGGATGAGATCGGTGTCCTTCATAAACCACCGTACGAACATCCAAAAGACTTGAAGCTCAGTGATGGTCGACTGCGTGTAGGATACGTGAGTTCTGACTTTGGGAATCATCCTACTTCTCATCTTATGCAGTCTATTCCAGGCATGCACAATCCTGATAAATTTGAGGTATTCTGTTATGCCCTGAGCCCAGATGATGGCACAAACTTCCGAGCGAAGGTGATGGCAGAAGCCCatcatttcattgatctttctcaGATTCCATGCAATGGGAAAGCAGCTGATCGCATCCATCAAGATGGTATACACATCCTTGTAAATATGAATGGTTATACCAGGGGTGCTCGAAATGAACTCTTTGCTCTCAGGCCAGCTCCTATTCAGGCAATGTGGCTGGGCTACCCTGGGACCAGTGGCGTGCTTTTCATGGATTATATCATCACTGATCAGGAAACTTCACCTGCTGAAGTTGCTGAGCAGTATTCTGAGAAACTGGCTTATATGCCCCATACTTTCTTTATTGGTGATCATGCTAATATGTTCCCTCGCCTGAAGAAGAAGGCAGTCATCGATTTTCAGTCCAATGGGCACATTTATGACAATCGGATTGTGCTGAATGGCATCGACCTCAAAGCATTTCTTGATAGTCTCCCAGATGTGCAGATTGTCAAGATGAAATGTCCTGATGGAGGAGACAACGCAGACAGCAGTAATACAGCTCTTAATATGCCTGTCATTCCTATGAATACTATTGCAGAGGCAGTTATTGAAATGATTAACAGAGGACAAATTCAGATAACAATTAATGGATTCAGTCTTAGCAATGGACTGGCAACTACCCAGATCAACATTAAGGCTGCCACTGGAGAGGAGGTTCCCCGTACCATTATTGTAACCACACGTTCTCAGTACGGGTTACCGGAAGATGCCATTGTGTACTGTAACTTCAATCAGTTATATAAAATTGACCCATCTACTTTGCAGATGTGGGCAAATATTCTGAAGCGTGTTCCCAATAGTGTACTGTGGCTGTTGCGTTTTCCAGCAGTAGGAGAACCTAATATTCAACAGTATGCACAAAATATGGGCCTTCCCCAGAACCGTATCATTTTTTCACCTGTTGCTCCTAAAGAGGAACATGTTCGGAGAGGCCAGCTGGCTGATGTCTGCTTGGACACTCCACTCT GA